A genome region from Marinobacter panjinensis includes the following:
- a CDS encoding DUF1329 domain-containing protein codes for MKLNKKLLATGILSASLFAGNAFGAVSAEEAAKLGDSLTPMGAEKAGNGDEIPAWDGGLTTSPEGYKNDGIYVNPFPDEKPLFTIDQSNVDQYADNLSPGQVAMIERYDDYKMPVYPTHRTAAYPDHVMEETVENATTVELIKDGNGLGNYQTATPFPIPQNGLEAIWNHITRYRGGSVQRNVGQVTPTEDGAFSVVKFQDELTWKTYLEDYEPGQDPNVLFYFKQAITAPARLAGNVLLVHETIDQVEEPRRAWVYNAGQRRVRRAPQVAYDGPGTAADGMRTSDNFDMFNGAPDRYNWELIGKKEMYIPYNSYKLVDRDLTYDEIIKAGHINQDLTRYELHRVWHVRATLKDGERHIYAQRDFYIDEDSWQATVIDHYDGRGELWRVAEAHSMQFYDQVVPWYAIETLYDLLSGRYLVLGLTNEETNPYEFGVERRSRDYTPAALRRAGTR; via the coding sequence ATGAAACTGAACAAGAAGCTACTGGCCACTGGCATACTGTCCGCATCTCTGTTTGCGGGCAATGCCTTCGGCGCAGTTTCCGCAGAGGAAGCGGCCAAGCTGGGTGACTCACTGACGCCGATGGGCGCAGAGAAGGCTGGCAATGGCGATGAAATCCCGGCATGGGATGGTGGCCTGACAACGTCACCGGAGGGTTACAAAAATGACGGAATCTACGTGAATCCGTTCCCGGACGAGAAGCCCCTGTTCACCATCGATCAAAGTAACGTTGATCAGTATGCGGACAATCTGTCCCCGGGTCAGGTTGCCATGATTGAACGTTACGACGATTACAAGATGCCGGTGTATCCTACGCACCGTACGGCTGCCTATCCGGATCACGTGATGGAAGAGACCGTCGAGAACGCAACCACTGTTGAGCTGATCAAGGACGGTAACGGACTGGGCAACTACCAGACGGCAACACCGTTCCCGATTCCCCAGAACGGCCTGGAAGCCATCTGGAATCACATCACCCGCTATCGGGGTGGTTCCGTTCAGCGCAACGTCGGCCAGGTTACGCCCACTGAAGACGGTGCCTTCAGTGTTGTAAAATTCCAGGACGAACTGACCTGGAAGACCTACCTGGAAGATTACGAGCCAGGTCAGGATCCTAACGTACTGTTCTACTTCAAGCAGGCGATCACCGCGCCGGCGCGTCTGGCCGGTAACGTTCTGCTGGTCCACGAGACTATTGACCAGGTTGAAGAGCCGCGTCGCGCGTGGGTATATAACGCCGGTCAACGCCGTGTTCGCCGCGCGCCTCAGGTAGCCTATGACGGTCCGGGTACCGCTGCAGACGGTATGCGTACCTCCGACAACTTCGACATGTTCAACGGCGCACCTGACCGTTACAACTGGGAGTTGATCGGCAAAAAGGAAATGTACATTCCGTACAATTCCTACAAGTTGGTGGATCGTGACCTGACCTATGATGAGATCATCAAGGCCGGCCACATCAACCAGGATCTGACCCGTTACGAGTTGCACCGTGTATGGCATGTACGCGCTACCCTGAAAGATGGCGAGCGCCACATCTACGCACAACGGGACTTCTACATCGATGAAGATTCCTGGCAGGCGACTGTGATTGACCACTATGACGGTCGTGGTGAGCTCTGGCGTGTTGCAGAAGCGCACAGCATGCAGTTCTACGATCAGGTTGTCCCCTGGTACGCCATCGAAACGCTGTATGACTTGCTTTCCGGCCGTTACCTGGTGCTTGGTCTGACCAACGAGGAAACCAATCCGTATGAGTTTGGCGTCGAGCGTCGGTCACGTGATTACACACCTGCTGCCCTGCGTCGTGCGGGCACCCGATAA
- a CDS encoding DUF1302 domain-containing protein, translating into MTRKTQQWQQWTKLPLAVAVAAGMSGQAAAYSFYVGDVEASFNTTLSAGVGWRTQDQDRRLISQGNLGPEYAPGKSMENIGSSSNNYDDGNLNFEKGDTYSKIVKGNSELFLNYNVDSDILTRVGGFIRGRYWYDFELKDENRAVDPVGQRRELNDEAKDNASGGEILDAYVFSDWYLGNVPVSIRYGKQVLSWGESTFIQGGINSINPIDVPAFRAPGSELKDALLPVEMFYASAGITENVTVETFVQADWEPVRPDDCGTFFSTNDFAADGCGPVLLAGQLPDSQALNDGFVANRLADKEADSKDQFGVAMRWYVPALNDSELGFYYIKYNSRLPYVSGTVRDDREGERFPSYFIEYPENINLYGISINTTTPGGWSLGAEYSFRDNMPLQWNAFELIYGGIEQINPETGEPASKLQVQREAENPGLDLRGSKVEGYDRFNVSQAQMTLIKFFDQVMGASRLSLITEFGATYVHDLPDTDEARYGRSGSFGIGQLPGGACAGTGSTGTALNNNTNYCNNEGFTTSFSWGYRTRLVWDYPNAIAGINLSPQLAWSHDVQGYAPSPGGNFSEGNKAIGVSLQGVYQNRITGNIGYTNFFGGKPYNELTDRDFVSASVSYSF; encoded by the coding sequence ATGACAAGAAAAACACAGCAATGGCAGCAGTGGACCAAATTGCCGCTGGCCGTAGCAGTTGCCGCCGGAATGTCCGGCCAGGCGGCTGCCTATTCGTTTTATGTGGGGGATGTGGAAGCCTCTTTTAACACCACTCTGTCCGCTGGTGTAGGCTGGCGTACCCAGGATCAGGACAGAAGGTTGATTTCCCAGGGTAATCTTGGGCCTGAATATGCGCCCGGTAAGTCAATGGAAAACATTGGTTCGTCTTCCAACAATTACGACGACGGTAACCTCAATTTCGAGAAAGGGGATACCTACTCCAAGATCGTGAAAGGCAACAGCGAACTGTTCCTCAACTACAATGTGGACAGTGACATTCTCACCCGTGTTGGTGGCTTTATCCGCGGCCGCTATTGGTACGACTTCGAATTGAAAGACGAGAACAGGGCCGTAGATCCCGTTGGCCAGCGCCGCGAATTGAATGACGAAGCAAAAGATAATGCTTCTGGCGGTGAGATTCTCGATGCCTATGTATTCTCGGACTGGTACCTCGGTAACGTTCCCGTCAGCATTCGTTACGGTAAACAGGTGCTGAGTTGGGGTGAGAGCACCTTTATCCAGGGTGGCATCAACAGCATCAACCCGATTGACGTGCCCGCTTTCCGCGCGCCAGGTTCAGAGCTGAAAGACGCGCTGCTGCCAGTAGAAATGTTTTATGCATCCGCAGGTATCACTGAAAACGTAACCGTTGAAACCTTTGTCCAAGCGGACTGGGAGCCGGTGCGTCCGGATGATTGTGGCACCTTCTTTTCCACCAACGACTTCGCCGCTGATGGCTGCGGCCCTGTCCTGCTCGCTGGGCAATTGCCCGACTCCCAGGCCCTGAATGACGGGTTCGTAGCGAACCGGCTGGCCGACAAAGAAGCTGATTCAAAGGACCAGTTTGGTGTGGCAATGCGTTGGTACGTGCCGGCATTGAACGACTCCGAGCTGGGCTTTTACTACATCAAGTACAATAGCCGGCTTCCGTACGTAAGCGGTACGGTACGCGACGATCGTGAAGGTGAGCGGTTCCCGAGCTACTTCATTGAGTATCCCGAAAATATCAATCTCTATGGCATCAGTATCAACACCACAACACCTGGTGGCTGGTCATTGGGCGCAGAGTACAGTTTCCGGGACAATATGCCCCTGCAGTGGAACGCATTTGAATTGATCTATGGTGGCATCGAACAGATCAATCCTGAAACCGGCGAACCTGCGAGCAAGCTTCAAGTGCAGCGCGAGGCAGAAAATCCCGGTTTAGATCTCCGCGGTTCCAAAGTTGAAGGCTATGATCGTTTTAACGTGTCCCAGGCTCAGATGACACTTATCAAATTCTTCGATCAGGTTATGGGTGCCAGTCGCCTGTCGCTCATCACCGAATTTGGCGCGACCTACGTGCATGACCTGCCCGACACTGACGAAGCCCGCTATGGCCGGTCCGGTTCTTTCGGTATCGGTCAGTTGCCCGGCGGAGCCTGTGCCGGCACTGGCTCAACTGGCACAGCACTGAATAACAACACCAACTACTGCAATAACGAAGGCTTTACCACGTCCTTTTCCTGGGGCTACCGTACCCGCCTGGTCTGGGACTACCCCAATGCGATCGCTGGCATCAACCTGTCGCCGCAGCTGGCCTGGAGCCATGACGTCCAGGGTTATGCGCCGTCTCCCGGCGGTAACTTCAGCGAAGGCAACAAAGCCATTGGCGTATCTCTGCAGGGCGTTTATCAGAACCGCATAACCGGTAATATTGGTTATACAAACTTTTTCGGTGGCAAACCGTATAACGAGTTAACCGACCGTGATTTTGTGAGTGCAAGCGTTTCTTACTCATTCTGA
- a CDS encoding thiolase family protein — protein sequence MTTDNVVIVSGVRTPMGGFQGSLAAVSAPELGAISIAEAIRRAGLQPADVQEVIMGNVLPAGLKQGPARQAMRQAGLPDSTGATTINKLCGSGMKAAMFAHDVIKAGSNDIMVAGGMESMSNAPYLLLNARKGYRMGPGDAAQDHMFLDGLEDAETGRLMGAFAQDMADKKGYTREEMDTYAINSLKRAQKAITEGLLKEEIIPVTVKTRKGETVVEDDEQPFNANIDKIPTLRPAFSKDGTVTAANASSISDGASALVLMRESEAEKRGLKPLARIVAHSTQSQHPSEFTCAPVGAIETLFGKTGWTKGDVDLFEINEAFAMVAMMPIRELGLDPEKVNIHGGACAQGHPVGSTGSRLLVTLMHSLKHYGKKKGVAALCIGGGEATAMAIEMI from the coding sequence ATGACCACAGACAACGTCGTAATCGTAAGCGGTGTGCGCACCCCCATGGGCGGCTTCCAGGGCAGCCTGGCCGCGGTTTCCGCGCCAGAGCTTGGCGCCATCAGCATCGCTGAAGCCATTCGCCGCGCAGGGCTGCAGCCTGCTGACGTGCAGGAAGTCATCATGGGCAACGTATTGCCCGCAGGCCTCAAGCAGGGCCCGGCGCGTCAGGCAATGCGTCAGGCGGGCCTGCCTGACAGCACCGGCGCCACCACCATCAACAAGCTTTGTGGCTCCGGTATGAAAGCCGCGATGTTTGCCCACGATGTGATCAAGGCCGGCAGCAACGACATTATGGTTGCCGGTGGAATGGAGAGCATGTCCAACGCACCTTACCTGTTGTTGAACGCTCGCAAGGGTTATCGCATGGGCCCCGGCGACGCGGCCCAGGACCACATGTTCCTGGACGGCCTGGAAGACGCGGAAACCGGACGCCTCATGGGCGCCTTCGCCCAGGACATGGCGGACAAAAAAGGCTACACCCGCGAGGAGATGGACACCTATGCCATCAATTCCCTCAAGCGAGCCCAGAAAGCCATCACGGAAGGTTTGCTGAAAGAGGAAATCATTCCCGTGACTGTAAAGACCCGCAAGGGTGAGACGGTTGTGGAAGACGACGAACAGCCGTTCAATGCCAACATCGACAAAATCCCGACGTTGCGCCCGGCCTTCAGCAAAGACGGCACAGTGACGGCCGCCAACGCCTCTTCCATCTCCGACGGCGCTTCAGCCCTGGTGCTGATGCGTGAATCCGAAGCTGAAAAGCGCGGCCTCAAGCCGCTGGCGCGTATCGTTGCCCACAGCACCCAGTCCCAGCATCCGTCCGAGTTCACCTGTGCACCGGTGGGTGCCATTGAGACCCTGTTTGGTAAAACCGGCTGGACGAAAGGCGATGTGGACCTGTTCGAGATCAACGAAGCCTTCGCCATGGTCGCCATGATGCCGATCCGTGAGCTCGGCCTGGACCCGGAAAAGGTCAACATCCACGGTGGCGCCTGTGCCCAGGGCCACCCCGTGGGCTCCACCGGCTCCCGCCTGCTGGTAACGCTCATGCATTCTCTGAAGCACTACGGCAAGAAGAAGGGTGTGGCAGCGCTTTGTATTGGTGGTGGTGAGGCTACGGCGATGGCTATCGAGATGATTTGA
- the zapE gene encoding cell division protein ZapE — protein MTPWERYQQDLERPEFHKDPAQEDAVRRLQSLYDKLVTAEREREKPMVKLRLKLKKGKEDPVKGLYFWGGVGRGKTYLMDTFYESLPFDRKMRVHFHRFMQRVHKELRSLKGKKNPLELVAKQFSDEARVICFDEFFVSDIGDAMILATLMDGLFSRGVTLVCTSNIVPDGLYKDGLQRARFLPAIELVKKHTDVVNVDGGVDYRLRSLEQAELYHYPLDDDADKSLQKSYDSLAVEAGSHSLELDINGRKLKAINHADDVVWFDFKTLCDGPRSQNDYIELAREFHAVIISNVPVLGKDKEDQARRFINMIDEFYDRNVKVIISAQAAITDLYAGGRLGFEFERTESRLLEMQSREYLEAPHKA, from the coding sequence ATGACCCCATGGGAACGATACCAGCAGGACCTCGAGCGACCGGAATTCCATAAAGACCCGGCTCAGGAAGACGCAGTGCGCCGTTTACAGTCACTGTACGACAAACTGGTGACGGCGGAAAGGGAGCGGGAAAAACCCATGGTCAAACTGCGCCTGAAACTGAAAAAGGGCAAGGAAGACCCGGTTAAGGGGCTCTACTTCTGGGGCGGTGTGGGTCGCGGCAAGACCTACCTCATGGATACTTTCTACGAGTCGCTACCGTTTGACCGCAAGATGCGGGTGCACTTTCACCGCTTCATGCAGCGCGTGCACAAGGAACTGAGAAGCCTGAAGGGCAAGAAGAATCCGCTTGAGCTTGTGGCGAAACAGTTTTCCGACGAAGCCCGGGTTATCTGTTTTGACGAGTTTTTTGTCTCGGATATCGGCGATGCCATGATACTGGCCACCCTGATGGATGGCCTGTTCAGCCGTGGAGTCACCCTGGTCTGCACCTCCAATATTGTGCCGGACGGTCTCTATAAGGACGGCCTGCAGCGCGCCCGGTTCCTGCCAGCCATTGAGCTGGTCAAGAAGCACACCGATGTGGTGAACGTGGATGGTGGCGTGGACTATCGCCTGAGAAGCCTCGAACAGGCAGAGCTTTACCATTATCCCCTGGACGACGATGCCGACAAGAGCCTGCAGAAAAGCTACGACAGCCTTGCAGTGGAAGCCGGCAGCCACAGCCTGGAACTGGATATCAACGGCCGCAAGCTCAAGGCGATTAACCACGCAGACGATGTGGTCTGGTTTGACTTCAAAACCCTGTGTGATGGCCCCAGAAGCCAGAACGATTACATCGAGCTGGCCCGGGAGTTCCATGCCGTGATCATCAGCAACGTGCCGGTTCTGGGGAAGGACAAGGAAGACCAGGCCCGGCGGTTTATCAACATGATCGATGAGTTTTACGATCGCAACGTAAAGGTCATCATTTCGGCACAAGCTGCCATCACCGACCTGTACGCCGGCGGGCGACTCGGGTTCGAGTTTGAGCGTACCGAATCGCGGTTGCTGGAGATGCAGTCGAGGGAATACCTTGAGGCGCCTCATAAAGCCTGA
- a CDS encoding YhcB family protein: MTNLILAAIAALIVGIVIGVLVGRSGQGSTLRQRRAEQQIEEMRNEYTRYQAQVNEHFMESAHLLRRFNDTYRDVNQHMARGANRLCNDEDWLLELEKENARARLEGSGENEGTEPPRDYAPKSDPKEKGTLAEDFGLTEKEQKA; this comes from the coding sequence ATGACAAACCTGATTCTGGCAGCTATCGCCGCATTGATTGTTGGCATTGTCATCGGGGTACTGGTTGGCCGCTCCGGTCAGGGCTCCACCTTGCGTCAGCGCCGAGCTGAGCAGCAGATTGAAGAAATGAGAAATGAGTACACCCGCTATCAGGCACAGGTCAATGAGCATTTCATGGAGTCTGCTCACCTGCTGCGCCGCTTCAACGACACCTACCGCGACGTGAACCAGCATATGGCCCGCGGCGCCAACCGGCTGTGCAACGATGAAGACTGGCTGCTTGAACTGGAAAAAGAAAACGCCCGGGCGAGACTGGAAGGCTCCGGTGAAAATGAGGGAACAGAGCCACCCCGGGACTATGCGCCCAAGAGCGACCCGAAGGAGAAAGGCACGCTGGCCGAAGATTTCGGGCTCACTGAAAAAGAGCAGAAAGCCTGA
- a CDS encoding Nif3-like dinuclear metal center hexameric protein, with product MASRNEILRTLNEWLAPENFQDYCPNGLQVEGREEVNNIVSGVTASQALVDAAVDAGADMILVHHGYFWKGEDQAIRGMKRERIKRLLDHDINLVAYHLPLDDHPDYGNNRQLADVLGIRNPRPLGGLVWQGELGSPMSPGAFADLIGEQLGRIPLWVGDGPAEISRVGWCTGAAQGFIGKALDAGLDAYISGEISEPTTHTARECGIHYYAAGHHATERYGVQALGRALETTFGVNHRFIDCDNPV from the coding sequence ATGGCATCACGCAACGAGATCCTCCGCACCCTGAACGAATGGCTTGCCCCTGAGAACTTCCAGGATTACTGCCCCAACGGTCTGCAGGTTGAGGGCAGGGAAGAGGTGAATAACATAGTCAGTGGCGTAACAGCCTCACAGGCATTGGTTGATGCTGCTGTGGACGCCGGTGCTGACATGATCCTGGTACACCACGGGTACTTCTGGAAAGGCGAAGATCAGGCCATTCGCGGCATGAAGCGCGAGCGGATCAAGCGCCTGCTGGACCACGACATCAACCTGGTGGCTTACCACCTGCCGCTGGATGACCATCCGGATTATGGCAATAATCGCCAGCTGGCGGATGTGCTGGGTATTCGTAATCCCCGGCCGCTGGGTGGCCTGGTATGGCAGGGCGAGCTGGGCAGTCCAATGTCGCCTGGGGCGTTTGCGGACCTGATTGGCGAGCAGCTGGGCCGTATTCCCCTCTGGGTGGGGGACGGGCCTGCGGAAATTTCTCGGGTTGGCTGGTGCACTGGCGCGGCCCAGGGATTTATCGGCAAGGCTCTGGACGCGGGGCTGGACGCTTATATCAGCGGTGAGATTTCAGAGCCCACCACCCATACGGCCCGGGAATGCGGCATTCACTATTACGCTGCCGGGCATCACGCCACTGAGCGTTACGGTGTCCAAGCCCTGGGGCGGGCGCTGGAGACAACGTTCGGGGTCAACCACAGGTTTATTGACTGCGACAACCCCGTTTAA
- the hisC gene encoding histidinol-phosphate transaminase gives MSKYWSPLVEKLTPYVPGEQPKMANLVKLNTNENPFGPSPRVVEAITVELNDNLRLYPDPEGEALKGTIARYYGVQSDQVFLGNGSDEVLAHIFYGLFQHGEPVLYPDITYSFYPVYSGLYNIEGKTVPLTDSFEINPEDYKQPNGGIIFPNPNAPTGRYLALDKVEAIVAANPDRVVVVDEAYVDFGGESAIKLVEKYPNLLVSQTLSKARSLAGLRVGFAVGSAELIEALNRVKNSFNSYPLDRLAQAGAIAAFEDEDWFRATCEGVIGERDWVTSKLDALGFDVLPSKANFIFARHPDHAGEALAKGLREQGVIVRHFNKPRISEFLRITTGTADQNKRLIECLEALV, from the coding sequence ATGAGCAAATATTGGAGCCCATTGGTTGAGAAGCTGACCCCATATGTACCGGGGGAGCAGCCGAAGATGGCCAATCTGGTGAAGCTGAATACCAATGAGAATCCGTTCGGGCCGTCGCCGAGGGTGGTGGAGGCCATTACCGTTGAGCTTAACGACAACCTGCGGCTGTATCCGGACCCGGAAGGGGAGGCGCTGAAAGGCACCATCGCGCGATACTATGGCGTCCAGAGCGATCAGGTGTTCCTCGGCAACGGCTCTGACGAGGTGCTGGCGCATATTTTTTACGGCCTGTTCCAGCACGGCGAGCCTGTTCTCTACCCGGACATTACCTACAGCTTCTACCCGGTGTACAGCGGCCTCTATAACATCGAAGGCAAAACCGTACCGCTGACTGACAGCTTCGAAATCAACCCCGAAGACTACAAGCAGCCTAACGGCGGCATCATCTTCCCCAACCCCAATGCCCCCACCGGTCGGTACCTGGCGCTGGACAAGGTTGAAGCCATTGTTGCCGCCAACCCGGATCGCGTTGTGGTTGTGGATGAGGCTTATGTGGATTTCGGTGGCGAAAGCGCCATCAAGCTGGTGGAAAAATACCCCAACCTTCTGGTCAGTCAGACGCTTTCCAAGGCCCGTTCCCTGGCCGGATTGCGGGTCGGCTTTGCGGTGGGTAGCGCCGAGCTTATCGAAGCCCTGAACCGGGTCAAGAATAGCTTCAACTCCTACCCGCTGGACCGTCTTGCCCAGGCGGGCGCCATTGCCGCCTTTGAAGACGAAGACTGGTTCAGGGCCACCTGTGAGGGTGTTATCGGCGAGCGGGATTGGGTGACCTCCAAGCTGGACGCGCTGGGATTCGACGTTTTACCCTCGAAGGCCAACTTTATCTTTGCCCGCCACCCTGATCACGCCGGGGAGGCGCTGGCGAAAGGGTTGCGGGAGCAGGGCGTGATTGTGCGCCACTTCAACAAACCCCGAATTTCCGAGTTTTTGCGTATTACGACAGGCACGGCAGACCAAAACAAACGGTTGATCGAGTGCCTTGAAGCGCTGGTCTGA
- the hisD gene encoding histidinol dehydrogenase: protein MTDISIRRLNASQSDFDSALAKLLAWDDSVDHQVNESVRHILHEVKTRGDAAVLEFTEKFDRLKVGSVAELEMGQARLQKALETIPQDQRVALEKAAERVRDYHERQDQKSWQYKDEDGTVLGQKVTPLDRAGLYVPGGKAAYPSSVLMNAIPAKVAGVAEVIMVVPTPDGVVNDMVLASAAIAGVDRVFCVGGAQAVGALAYGTETIPAVDKIVGPGNIFVATAKREVFGTVGIDMIAGPSEILVICDGKTDPDWIAMDLFSQAEHDEQAQSILISPDAAFLDAVEASINKLLPTMERAEIIATSMTDRAALIHVADLSEAARVSNRIAPEHLELSVEDPEALVEEIRHAGAIFMGRFTAEALGDYCAGPNHVLPTSGTARFSSPLGVYDFQKRSSIIGFSAAGADRMGRVASVLARGEGLTAHARSAEYRVRD from the coding sequence ATGACTGATATCAGCATCAGACGATTGAACGCCTCCCAAAGTGACTTCGACAGTGCGCTGGCCAAGCTGCTGGCCTGGGACGACAGTGTTGATCATCAGGTGAATGAGTCGGTTCGTCATATCCTGCATGAAGTTAAAACCCGTGGTGATGCCGCGGTTCTGGAATTTACCGAGAAGTTTGATCGCCTCAAGGTTGGCTCTGTTGCCGAACTGGAGATGGGGCAGGCGCGGTTGCAAAAGGCTCTGGAGACTATCCCGCAGGATCAGCGAGTAGCGCTTGAAAAGGCGGCCGAGCGGGTTCGTGACTATCACGAGCGTCAGGATCAGAAGTCCTGGCAGTACAAGGACGAAGACGGCACGGTGTTGGGGCAGAAAGTGACGCCGTTGGATCGGGCAGGGTTGTATGTGCCGGGTGGCAAGGCCGCGTATCCGTCGTCGGTTTTGATGAACGCTATTCCGGCGAAAGTTGCCGGGGTGGCTGAGGTTATCATGGTGGTTCCTACACCAGATGGCGTGGTGAACGACATGGTTCTGGCCTCTGCTGCAATTGCGGGCGTGGATCGGGTGTTTTGCGTGGGTGGTGCCCAGGCGGTTGGTGCGCTGGCTTACGGCACAGAGACCATTCCTGCCGTTGATAAAATCGTCGGACCCGGCAATATTTTTGTCGCCACTGCCAAGCGCGAGGTTTTCGGTACTGTCGGCATCGACATGATTGCCGGACCGTCGGAGATTCTGGTCATTTGCGACGGCAAAACCGATCCGGACTGGATCGCGATGGATCTGTTTTCCCAGGCTGAGCACGACGAGCAGGCCCAGTCGATTCTGATCAGCCCGGATGCGGCGTTCCTGGATGCGGTGGAAGCCAGTATCAACAAACTGCTGCCCACTATGGAGCGCGCTGAGATTATCGCCACTTCCATGACTGACAGGGCTGCGCTGATTCACGTGGCGGATCTTTCCGAGGCGGCCCGGGTTTCCAACCGCATTGCACCGGAGCACCTGGAGCTCTCGGTAGAAGACCCGGAGGCCCTGGTGGAAGAAATTCGCCATGCCGGCGCCATCTTTATGGGCCGCTTTACGGCCGAAGCGCTGGGCGACTATTGCGCCGGGCCTAACCACGTGTTGCCGACGTCCGGTACGGCACGGTTTTCCTCGCCGTTGGGGGTTTATGACTTCCAGAAGCGGTCTTCCATTATCGGGTTTTCTGCGGCTGGCGCGGACCGGATGGGACGAGTGGCGTCGGTTCTGGCCCGGGGTGAGGGGCTTACGGCGCATGCCCGGTCTGCGGAGTATAGGGTTCGGGATTAG
- the hisG gene encoding ATP phosphoribosyltransferase, with product MTDSITIALSKGRILDETLPLLKEAGIELVDDVKKSRKLVFPTTDPDVRILILRATDVPTYVQYGGADLGVTGKDVLMEHGGEGLYEPLDLNISRCRLMTAGKKDTRAPEGRLRVATKFVNLARRYYSAQGRQADIIKLYGAMELAPILGLADEIVDIVDTGNTLKANGLEARELIENISSRLVVNRASMKMKHAGINPIIEKMSAAVEKRRQILE from the coding sequence ATGACCGACTCCATCACCATCGCATTGTCGAAGGGGCGCATCCTCGACGAGACCCTGCCTCTATTGAAAGAGGCGGGCATTGAACTGGTCGACGACGTAAAAAAATCCCGGAAACTGGTGTTTCCCACCACGGATCCCGACGTGCGCATACTGATTCTCCGCGCAACGGATGTGCCTACCTATGTGCAGTATGGCGGCGCGGATCTGGGTGTTACGGGTAAGGATGTGCTGATGGAGCATGGTGGGGAAGGGCTTTATGAGCCGCTGGATCTGAATATTTCGCGGTGTCGGCTGATGACAGCGGGTAAGAAAGACACCAGGGCTCCGGAAGGCCGCCTACGGGTTGCTACCAAGTTTGTGAATTTGGCGCGCCGTTATTATTCCGCTCAGGGGCGGCAGGCCGATATCATCAAACTTTACGGTGCCATGGAGCTTGCGCCAATCCTCGGCCTTGCCGATGAGATTGTCGATATCGTGGATACCGGCAATACCCTGAAGGCTAATGGCCTCGAAGCTCGCGAGCTGATCGAGAACATTAGCTCGCGCCTTGTGGTCAACCGTGCCTCAATGAAGATGAAACACGCCGGTATTAATCCCATAATTGAGAAGATGTCTGCTGCTGTGGAGAAACGCCGGCAGATTTTGGAGTAA